TACAAATTAGCGTCACTCACTATTGCTCTGAGAACATCCTAATCATGGTTTGGTACATCCACTCAGCAACGGGGCCTTCTCGGCTATCGCAGCGCTTCACCAAACCCATTTCAACCACAAGTGAGTTAGGAATATGCTTAGTCGACAATTGAACCAATCGGTCTGCGTACCAGTCATCGTTTGCGACATGCTCTGGTACTAGTGCCCAACCAATACCCACATTCACTAATGACGTAATCGAATAATAGCTGTCGGCAAGCCAATGCAAAGAAGAAATGGGGTTAGATTGAGACTCGCCCATGCGATCTCGGATCACTAGCTGTCGATATCGATTAAGGTCGGTAAAGGTTGGCACTGGGATTTGAGCGAGTGGATGATCCTTACTCACAATTAACGATTGACGAAAGTGGCCTATCGATACAAATTCTAAGCTGTCTGCCAATTCACTTAAATGGAATAGAAAACCAATGTCGGCTTTTTTCTCATCAACCCACTTGGCAATATCATCTTGAGAGCCGTTTATAATACTCACCCTTAACGACGGGTAATTCAGAGCAATTTCTGCAAACACTTTTTCTAAGAAGAAAATAGGCACAGCTTCGTCAAGGGCAATAGTTAATGCCAGCTCTTGCCCGCTACTTACCGTCATCGCACGCGATTCTAAACGCTGACATTGGGAAAGAACGGCCTGTGCTTCAATGTAGATATCTGAACCTTGTGGAGTCAGCACAGGTAACCTTGCTGAACGATCAAATAAATCAAAGCCAAGATCCGCTTCTAAATTAGCAATCGCAGTGCTGACCCGAGATTGAGCTTTGCCTAACTTGCGAGCCGCCGCCGAAAACGAGCCTTGTTTCACAGACATGACAAATGCTTCTAATTGATCCAATGTCCAATTCATATTCTGATTCTTCGACCCTTCCGCCCATCCGAAATACAGATAGATACTAACTTTCATCAATCTCAAAAACAAGGATAATACGAAGCAATCATTTTTGAGTAAAGCAAACACAATGCAAAACGACATCACACAAATCGCTGGCAACGAATCTATCTCTCGCACATTTTGGCGCTATGCCATTCCCTCGATTGCGGCAATGGTGGTGAATGGGCTATACCAAGTAGTTGATGGCATGTTTGTCGGCCACTATGTTGGATTTGAGGGCTTAGCGGGCATCACATTGGCTTGGCCAATCATCGGGTTGATTGCGGGTTTAGGGATTATGGTGGGTATGGGCGGCGGAAGTTTGGTTTCCATCTTTCGTGGCGAAGCCAAGCCGCAAAAAGCAAAGCTAGCACTATCGACGAGCCTATGGCTTGTGGCACTTTGTGGCCTTCTGGCAATGATATTTATCATTACGCTCGGCGACGATATCATCGCAATGCAAGGCGCATCAGGCAATAGCAAAATCTATAGCTTAGAGTACATACAAGTGTTTGCTTGGGGCACCCTATTTACTATTGGTGGCGCCGCTATTCCTATGCTGATCCGTAATGATAACAGCCCAAATGTTGCAACAAGCCTAATGACAATAGGCGCAATCATTAATATCGGCTTAGATTACTTACTTATCGGACAGTTTGGCCTACGTTTAGAGGGTGCGGCCATTGCAACGTTAATATCACAGTTTATCGTTGCCTTACTTGGTTTTGGTTACTTCTT
This DNA window, taken from Vibrio tapetis subsp. tapetis, encodes the following:
- a CDS encoding LysR family transcriptional regulator; this translates as MNWTLDQLEAFVMSVKQGSFSAAARKLGKAQSRVSTAIANLEADLGFDLFDRSARLPVLTPQGSDIYIEAQAVLSQCQRLESRAMTVSSGQELALTIALDEAVPIFFLEKVFAEIALNYPSLRVSIINGSQDDIAKWVDEKKADIGFLFHLSELADSLEFVSIGHFRQSLIVSKDHPLAQIPVPTFTDLNRYRQLVIRDRMGESQSNPISSLHWLADSYYSITSLVNVGIGWALVPEHVANDDWYADRLVQLSTKHIPNSLVVEMGLVKRCDSREGPVAEWMYQTMIRMFSEQ